Proteins from one Bacteroidota bacterium genomic window:
- a CDS encoding SDR family oxidoreductase, producing the protein MNELFSLKNKIAIVTGALGLIGKQHCFALAEAGAHVVVSDTELEKCELFADELKSSTPNEILSISTDITSKSSLIRLRKTVVENFGRIDILVNNAAINDKFESPASATEQSMFENYPLQQWQNSLDVNVTGMFLSSQVIGTIMAEQGNGSIINVASTYGLVAPDQSLYTTPDGIQPFYKSPAYPTTKGAVISFTKFLAAYWGKKGVRVNALCPGGVKNGQDEYFVQKYSSRTMLGRMAEPTDYKGALVFLASDASRYMTGANLIVDGGWTAW; encoded by the coding sequence ATGAACGAACTCTTCTCCCTCAAAAATAAAATTGCAATCGTCACCGGTGCACTCGGATTGATCGGTAAGCAGCATTGTTTCGCATTGGCAGAAGCTGGCGCACATGTCGTGGTTTCTGATACGGAATTGGAAAAATGCGAACTATTTGCAGATGAATTGAAAAGCTCAACGCCAAATGAAATACTTTCCATCAGTACCGATATTACCAGCAAGTCATCTCTTATTCGGTTACGGAAAACGGTTGTTGAAAATTTCGGCCGGATCGACATTCTGGTGAACAACGCTGCCATCAATGATAAATTTGAATCTCCCGCGTCAGCAACAGAACAATCAATGTTTGAGAACTATCCCCTCCAACAGTGGCAAAATTCGCTCGATGTCAATGTTACCGGAATGTTCCTCAGTTCTCAAGTCATCGGGACCATAATGGCGGAACAAGGAAATGGTAGTATCATCAACGTCGCATCAACCTACGGATTGGTGGCGCCGGATCAGTCTCTTTATACAACGCCAGACGGAATTCAACCGTTTTACAAATCGCCGGCGTACCCAACAACCAAAGGTGCGGTGATTTCGTTCACGAAATTTCTGGCGGCATACTGGGGGAAAAAAGGTGTAAGGGTGAATGCATTATGCCCCGGAGGAGTGAAAAATGGACAGGATGAATACTTCGTCCAAAAATATTCATCTCGCACAATGCTTGGGCGTATGGCCGAACCAACCGATTATAAAGGCGCTCTGGTATTTTTAGCCAGCGATGCCTCTCGGTACATGACCGGTGCCAATCTGATCGTGGATGGTGGCTGGACGGCGTGGTGA
- a CDS encoding glycosyltransferase family protein, whose protein sequence is MKTLLVIQARTGSTRFPNKVMMPLVGAPLLQRMVERVQCISGKVDLVVATTKEKSDDPIRKLCKKIGVPCFSGHPTDLLDRHYQVAAQEKADLIIKIPSDCPLIDPAVIERVLRFYQKSLHHYDFISNLHPATYPDGNDVEVMTFETLEIAWREANKIYEREHTTPFIWEHPERFKIGNVEWESGVNYSMSHRWVLDYPEDYEFIKSVYKKLWTNIHPNFSLYEILGMLELEPEIHSINTKYAGVNWYRHHLDELKTISKHETKQVVLPND, encoded by the coding sequence ATGAAAACTCTCCTCGTTATACAAGCGCGAACAGGTTCCACGCGGTTTCCAAACAAGGTAATGATGCCGCTTGTTGGAGCACCGTTGCTCCAGCGAATGGTCGAGCGCGTACAGTGTATTTCCGGGAAAGTCGATCTGGTTGTTGCCACTACGAAAGAGAAGAGCGACGATCCAATACGAAAATTGTGTAAAAAAATTGGAGTGCCGTGTTTTAGCGGTCACCCGACAGATTTGTTAGACCGTCACTATCAAGTAGCAGCACAAGAAAAAGCCGATCTGATTATCAAGATTCCTTCGGATTGTCCATTGATCGATCCTGCTGTGATTGAAAGGGTGCTTCGATTCTACCAAAAATCATTACATCACTACGATTTTATCAGCAATCTGCATCCGGCTACATACCCAGACGGAAATGATGTGGAGGTGATGACGTTTGAAACACTAGAAATCGCCTGGCGCGAAGCAAACAAAATCTATGAGCGCGAACATACAACTCCATTCATATGGGAACATCCGGAGCGGTTTAAGATCGGAAATGTTGAATGGGAATCAGGAGTGAACTATTCAATGTCCCATCGCTGGGTGCTCGATTATCCCGAAGATTATGAGTTCATCAAATCTGTCTACAAAAAACTTTGGACGAATATTCATCCTAATTTTTCGCTGTACGAGATATTAGGAATGTTGGAACTCGAACCGGAAATACACTCCATCAATACAAAATATGCCGGAGTGAATTGGTACCGTCATCATCTTGATGAATTGAAAACAATTTCCAAGCACGAAACTAAACAGGTAGTATTACCCAATGACTGA
- a CDS encoding aminotransferase class III-fold pyridoxal phosphate-dependent enzyme, with protein sequence MNTVSFNEHYPTIERSNELYTRALGVIPAVTQTLAKGPGQYVNGVAPKYLVRGKGSHVWDADGNEYLDYTMGVGPLSLGYSYSTVNDAIKKQLEDGITFSLMHPLEVEVAELIHSVIPNAESVRFSKTGCDVTSAAVRLARAFTGRNKILCCGYHGWHDWYIAVTDRNKGIPLSVQEQTFTFNYNDIQSVIDSIDRDTACVILEPIVFEAPKENFLHKLKEVCRQNGTVLIFDEMWTGFRLAVGGAQEYFGVKADLACFSKAVANGMPLSILTGRKDVMQLLEKEVFFFTTFGGEALSLAAAKTTIEELMEKRVPEYLSIQGNKLKLAYNQLADDLGISFTRCSGFGCRTIVTFDASVGNPLELKSFVQQELIKRGILWTGFHNMSFSHSDTDIDYTLTAYREILPLLKKAVSEKNVSTLLRGDPVEPVFRKTSNFNMKPKKVGQ encoded by the coding sequence ATGAATACCGTCTCATTCAACGAACACTATCCAACTATTGAACGATCAAACGAGTTGTATACTCGAGCACTTGGTGTAATCCCTGCGGTTACCCAAACGCTTGCAAAAGGTCCTGGACAGTATGTGAACGGCGTGGCGCCAAAATATTTGGTTCGAGGAAAAGGATCGCACGTATGGGATGCTGACGGGAATGAGTATTTGGATTACACGATGGGTGTCGGCCCTCTCTCGCTCGGATATTCGTATTCGACTGTCAATGATGCAATCAAAAAACAATTGGAAGATGGAATTACTTTTTCATTAATGCACCCTCTTGAAGTAGAAGTAGCCGAATTGATTCATTCCGTTATTCCCAATGCGGAATCGGTTCGATTCAGTAAAACAGGCTGCGATGTAACCTCCGCTGCTGTTCGTCTTGCACGAGCATTCACGGGAAGAAACAAGATCCTTTGTTGCGGCTATCACGGTTGGCACGATTGGTATATAGCCGTTACAGATCGCAATAAAGGAATTCCCTTGAGTGTACAAGAACAAACATTCACCTTCAACTACAATGACATTCAATCCGTCATTGATTCCATTGATCGTGATACAGCATGCGTTATTCTTGAACCAATTGTATTTGAAGCACCGAAAGAGAATTTCCTGCACAAATTGAAAGAAGTGTGTCGTCAAAACGGCACAGTGTTGATTTTTGATGAAATGTGGACGGGATTTCGTCTTGCTGTCGGCGGTGCGCAGGAGTATTTCGGAGTAAAAGCGGATCTCGCATGTTTTTCAAAGGCAGTTGCAAACGGCATGCCTCTCTCGATTCTGACCGGACGGAAAGATGTTATGCAGCTTCTTGAAAAGGAAGTGTTTTTCTTTACCACATTTGGTGGAGAAGCTTTGTCTCTTGCAGCGGCAAAAACCACCATTGAAGAGCTGATGGAGAAACGAGTTCCGGAATACCTCTCCATCCAGGGAAACAAACTCAAGTTAGCATATAACCAACTGGCAGACGATCTCGGGATCTCATTTACACGATGTTCAGGTTTTGGATGCCGTACCATTGTCACGTTTGATGCAAGCGTTGGAAATCCACTTGAATTAAAGTCGTTCGTCCAGCAAGAGTTGATCAAACGGGGAATCCTGTGGACCGGATTCCATAATATGAGTTTTTCTCACAGTGATACCGATATCGACTATACACTTACAGCATATCGAGAGATTCTTCCTTTACTGAAGAAAGCCGTCTCGGAAAAAAATGTATCTACTCTGCTTCGTGGCGATCCAGTTGAACCGGTTTTTCGCAAAACAAGCAATTTCAATATGAAACCGAAAAAGGTTGGGCAATGA
- a CDS encoding transketolase C-terminal domain-containing protein — protein sequence MTYEEKLKEISEQNSRLVVMTAENRAAIRNLPKVLGNRFIDVGIAEQTMIGAAAGLALRGRIPIVHALASFLTLRAFEFIRTDVGVGNLPVKLIGGVPGFLSEANGPTHQAIEDVSVMRGIPNMKVFCPADHEELVAGLPQILEDKAPWYIRYTALPPFVKHYNQFTIGTAEVLADGMDVALITYGFMTKESWKAKEILEKKGISIRYINLRTLKPIDEAVIVSAAKECSLIVTVEDHFLIGGLYSILGEIFLKHSFMKMVMPIALDNQWFKPALLHDVLAYEGFTGEQIASKILLRLHEIEKGNTVYGEKQVEPIL from the coding sequence ATGACCTACGAAGAAAAACTCAAAGAAATTTCAGAACAGAATTCTCGGCTCGTTGTAATGACCGCTGAGAATCGTGCGGCAATCCGCAACTTGCCAAAAGTACTTGGCAATCGATTTATCGACGTGGGCATCGCCGAACAAACAATGATTGGGGCGGCTGCGGGTCTAGCGCTCCGTGGAAGAATACCTATTGTTCATGCCCTTGCATCGTTTCTTACTCTCCGCGCTTTTGAATTTATCCGCACGGATGTTGGCGTTGGAAATCTCCCGGTAAAACTGATCGGCGGTGTTCCAGGATTTTTATCGGAAGCGAATGGCCCAACACATCAAGCTATTGAAGATGTCTCTGTCATGCGTGGTATTCCGAATATGAAAGTTTTTTGTCCGGCCGATCATGAAGAGCTTGTTGCCGGTCTACCTCAGATTCTTGAAGATAAAGCTCCATGGTATATCCGTTACACCGCGCTGCCACCCTTTGTAAAACATTATAATCAATTTACAATCGGAACGGCAGAAGTCCTTGCCGATGGAATGGATGTTGCATTGATTACTTATGGATTTATGACAAAAGAATCATGGAAAGCAAAAGAGATTTTAGAAAAAAAGGGGATATCTATCCGCTACATTAATCTTAGAACATTAAAACCGATTGATGAAGCGGTGATCGTCTCTGCCGCCAAAGAATGTTCATTAATTGTCACTGTGGAAGATCATTTTCTCATCGGCGGATTATATTCGATCCTCGGCGAGATCTTTCTGAAACACTCATTCATGAAAATGGTTATGCCAATTGCATTGGACAACCAATGGTTCAAACCGGCACTGCTGCATGATGTACTGGCATATGAAGGATTTACGGGTGAACAAATCGCATCGAAAATTCTCCTTCGTCTGCACGAGATAGAAAAGGGAAATACCGTTTACGGAGAAAAACAGGTCGAACCAATATTGTAA
- a CDS encoding 1-deoxy-D-xylulose-5-phosphate synthase N-terminal domain-containing protein, which translates to MTEQHKIELELLALRVREHIIRMSTDGGCFIGASLSCADLLVYLYSEVLNISPQTVANMERDYLFLSKGHDVPALYGTLAELGFIESSRLENHLKTHDSIYWHPNRMISGVEFHSGSLGHLLSVSIGVALDIKMRGGNNRVFVVLGDGELNEGSIWEGLLVASAYKLDNLVIIVDRNEFQANVRTEELIPLESIDKKFKAFGCWVKRINGHDFEQMEQTFLQVPFSAEQPSVVIADTIRGKGLPSIEHRADRWFVNFTHEEVEMLLDELRGEKTSVLTSETLMVR; encoded by the coding sequence ATGACTGAACAGCACAAAATTGAACTTGAACTCCTCGCCCTTCGCGTGCGAGAACATATCATCCGAATGTCAACGGACGGAGGGTGTTTTATTGGTGCTTCCCTTTCTTGCGCTGATCTTCTTGTCTATCTCTATTCGGAAGTGTTAAACATTTCACCTCAGACTGTGGCGAATATGGAACGGGATTATTTGTTTCTATCAAAAGGGCATGATGTTCCGGCGCTCTATGGAACATTGGCTGAATTGGGTTTTATTGAATCTTCACGGCTGGAAAATCACCTTAAGACCCATGATTCAATCTATTGGCACCCTAACAGAATGATATCCGGAGTAGAATTTCATTCAGGATCACTGGGTCACCTCCTTTCAGTATCAATCGGCGTTGCACTTGATATAAAAATGCGGGGAGGCAATAATCGTGTCTTTGTTGTTTTAGGCGACGGTGAATTAAATGAGGGATCAATTTGGGAAGGATTGCTGGTTGCATCGGCCTATAAGCTCGATAATCTCGTCATTATTGTCGACCGGAACGAGTTTCAAGCAAATGTTCGGACGGAAGAATTAATCCCGTTAGAATCAATCGATAAAAAATTCAAAGCCTTCGGCTGCTGGGTAAAAAGAATTAACGGGCACGATTTCGAACAAATGGAACAGACATTTTTACAAGTCCCCTTCAGTGCAGAACAACCCAGCGTGGTTATCGCTGATACGATACGAGGAAAAGGATTACCAAGCATAGAACACCGCGCCGACCGATGGTTTGTGAATTTCACGCACGAAGAAGTGGAAATGCTTCTGGATGAATTACGCGGTGAAAAAACGAGCGTATTGACATCTGAAACACTCATGGTGAGATAA